In Nitrosopumilus sp., the genomic stretch ATTAATGAAAACTATTGATGAGGAAAGTCATTTATTAGATTTTTTCTTCGCTTGTTTTAATCTGGATTTTATTACCTTTACTGATTGTTTTTGATTATTCTCCATTTTGTTAGCTATTGAATCAATCTGCTGAATAATTTTTGATTGCAATTCTATTGAATTTGTTTTTAATAATTTCTTTTTTAATTTTTTCAGTTGATTGGAATAATCTCTAAAGTCGTTTTTTAGTTCATCAAGATATGGATCATCCATGTTGATTTTTATTTTATCTTATATTTTAGGCATTTTTTATGATCTGGATTTATAATATTATTTATTTTTATTAATTTGTGCAATTAGTTGGAATTCTTCAAATAAAATCATATGACAAGGTAAAAGAATTTCTAAATGAGGAGCATGTGGGACGTCTATCTAGCATAGATGAAAATGGGTTTCCTCAAATTATTCCAATGAATTTTGTGTTTCTTAATGATGCGATTTACATGCATTCACATGTAAAAGGAGAAAAATTGGAAAATATATCTAGAAACAACAAAGTTGGCTTTGAGGCAGACAGGGAGCTAGAGTTTTTGCCCTCTTATTTTGAGGATCCTCATAACGCATCTCTCGCAGACACTTTGTACATTAGTGTTGTAATTAAGGGAATGGGAATTTTTGTTTCTGACAGAGAAGAAAAAACACTTGCGCTCAATGGACTGATGAAAAAATATCAACCTGAAGGACAGTATGATCCAATTGAATCTGATATGAGGGTCTTAGACGCTGTAAGTGTTATCAAAGTTGTTCCTCAAACAATTCATGGCAAATATAAGATTGGACAACACTTGAATCCAAAAGATAGAATGGAACTTGCAAAAAATATTTTGAAAAAAAATTCCCCGACATCTAAAAAAACTCTAAAAATCATGGGTTTTGAAGAGACATCCGATGGTTTAAGAATGATTGATGAACCTGTTTGGTAAGATGATGAATCTCACATGTTTTTTCCCAGTTTGTTTAAAATAACTCCACAAAATATGATTCATGATTATTTGAAAACATGATGATTTTCTCGTGTTCTGGATTAGTACCTGACTGTGCTTGGTCAACAACTGCTATTGATCCACAAATCTTATTGAAACAGTAACCGTGCCGATTTTAAACACGTTCTTCAATTATCCACTGGTGTTAAAATCAAAATTCAATTCTCTATAAAAAATCGTTGATTTTTTGATTCTTATTCAATAATCTTTTTTTATCTTTTTTCTATTTTGGTGTTAAAGTTTGATTTGTTTTTAGTTTACCTTTAGTTTTTCATTAACAAACGTTAGCTATAAGTTCAGTTTTCAAGAATTGTATCTATTGGAACAAACATCTAGATTTGAATTAATCTCTGATTATTCTCCAACTGGAGATCAACCCCAAGCAATTGATGAATTAGTTAAAGGCGTAAAAAAGAAAACAATTCAAACTTTGCTTGGGGTTACAGGAAGTGGCAAAACATTCTCCATTGCCAATGTTATTGCTAGAACTGGCAAAAATACACTGGTAATTTCCCACAACAAAACTCTGGCAGCTCAACTTTATGCAGAACTAAAGCAATTCTTTCCAAAAAATAATGTTGGTTATTTTGTATCCTACTATGATTACTATCAGCCAGAAAGCTATCTTCCTCAAACCGATACCTACATTGAAAAGGATACTCAGATAAATGAAAAGATTGAAAAATTAAGACTAGAGTCTACTGCAATGCTGCTCTCAGGCGAACCTACGATTATCGTCTCCACTGTTTCATGCATTTACTCCCTTGGAAATCCAAAGGACTGGGAAGACTTGGCAATTACATTAAAACCTGGTGATGAAATAAAAAGAACTGAACTAATTAGAAAATTTGTTGATGCACGATATGAAAGAAACGATGTTGAAGTAGCACCTGGAAATTTCAGAGTAAAAGGTGACACTATTGATGTTACGCCTGCATACTCTGAAGATATAGTAAGAATTTCCTTGTTTGGTGATGAAATAGAAAAAATTCTTCTTCTTGATCATGTATCATTAAAAGAAAAAAAACTTGTATCTCAAATGAAAATTTTTCCTGCAAAACATTACCTTATTGCCAAAGACGTTAGAGAAAAAGCTGTTAAATCAATTAAACAAGAATTACAAAAGCGTCTGCCCGAATTAAATGAACTAGAAAAACAAAGACTTGAAATGCGAACAAACTATGATTTGGAAATGATTGAAGAGTTGGGATATTGTTCTGGTATTGAAAATTACTCTAGGCATTTTGACGGCAGATCTGCTGGCGAAAAAGCTTTTTGCCTGATGGATTTTTTTGGAGATGACTATCTTTTAGTAATTGATGAATCCCATGTTACATTGCCACAACTTCATGGTATGTACAAGGGAGATCACTCTAGAAAAAAAGAGCTTGTAACATATGGATTTAGATTGCCAAGCGCATATGATAATAGGCCATTAAAATTTGAGGAATTTGAGAAATACATTAAAAATACAATATTTGTATCTGCAACGCCATCAGAATATGAAAAAAAAATCTCCACAAAAATAGCAGAACAACTAGTAAGACCCACTGGTCTACTTGATCCTTTGGTTGAGATTAGGCCAACCCAAGGCCAAATGGATGATTTAATTACTGAAATCAATAAAAGAGCCGCCAAATCTGAGCGTGTTTTGGTTACTACTCTGACCAAACGGATGGCTGAAGATTTAGCTGAATATCTGTCAAAAAAACAAGTCCGGGTACGATACATGCATTCCGAAATTGAAGGATTACAAAGAACCGAATTAATCAGGCAATTACGTCTAGGCGAATTTGATGTTCTCGTTGGAATCAATTTACTGCGAGAAGGATTGGACATACCCGAAGTCTCCCTGGTTGCAATTTTAGATGCTGATAAAGAAGGATTTCTAAGAAATTTTACTAGCTTGATTCAAACATGCGGACGTGCAGCCCGAAATGAAAATGGAACCGTAATAATGTATGCTGATAACACTACACAATCTATGAAAAATGCTATGAATGAAACTAGACGTCGTAGAGAAAAACAAATTAAATATAATCTACAGCACAACATTACCCCTAAAACCATCATAAAATCAGTGCCAGAACAAGAAACTACATTGGATGAATCAAAATTAAAATCAACTCATGATTTAAACAACGACATTATTGATTTAGATGCTCAAATGAAAAAATATTCTGAAGAATTAGACTTTGAGCGAGCAATTGAATGTAGGGATAGGATAAAAAGACTAGAAAAGGAGATTAGATTCAAAGATGGTAGAAACTAAACTAAAAATTCGAGGAGCAAGACATCATAATCTAAAAAATTTAGATATTGATATTCCAAAAAACAAACTAGTTGTAATTAGTGGGTTGTCAGGATCTGGAAAATCCACATTAGCTTTTGATACAATTTATGCTGAGGGTCAAAGACGATATGTTGAATCTCTCTCAGCATATGCTCGCCAATTTTTAGAAATGATGGATAAACCTGATGTTGATTCCATTGAAGGGTTGTCTCCTGCAATTTCTATTCAACAAAAAACCACAAGCAAAAACCCTCGCTCTACTGTGGGTACAACTACTGAAATTTATGATTATATGCGATTACTTTATGCACGAATTGGTATTCCGTATTGCACAAATTGCGGAAGAAAGGTGTCAACACAATCAGTTGAGAGAATATGTGATTCTGTCCTAAAAGATTTTTCTGGAAAAAAGATCTTGATTTTAGCCCCTATCATTCAAAGAAAAAAAGGAACATATGAAAAATTATTTGAACAAATCAAAAAAGATGGGTATTCTAGAATACGCATAAATGGAGAAATTTTGAGCCTGGATGATGAAATTCCTCCACTTGACCGGCAAAAATGGCACAATATTGAAATTATTGTTGATAGAATAACTAGTGAAAAATCTGAACGCTCCCGACTCTTTGAGGCAATTCAAACTGCCATTAAAGCATCAAAAGGAGATGTGATGATTGCAACTGACAAGGATGAAAAAATCTTCTCGCAAAATAATGCATGTCCATATTGTGGATTAACCGTAGGTGAATTAGAACCCCGCTCGTTTTCATTTAATTCCCCGTTTGGAATGTGTAAAACATGTAATGGACTGGGTGTAAAGATGGAGTTTGATGCTGATTTAGTAATTCCTGATAAAACAAAATCAATTTTAGATGGAGCAATTGTTCCGTGGAGTGGACGGTTCTCATCCTTTAGAAGACAAGCATTAAGAGCAGTTGGAATGAAATTTGGTTTTGATTTGATGACTCCCTTGGAAAAAATTAAACCAAAACATTTTGATATTATTTTACATGGAACATCTGATTTAATTGATTTTAAATATCGCTCCAAATCTGGCGATTCTTCTTGGCAATATACTGACGCATTTGAAGGTGTACTTGTAAATCTTCAACGGGTCTTTATGGAGACTGATTCTGAATCAAAACGAGAATGGTTAAAGCAATTCATGCGTGACACTCCGTGCAATTCATGTGATGGTAAAAAATTAAAACCTGAGTCACTTGCAGTCAAAATTAATGAAAAAGGAATAATGGATGTTTGCAATATGTCAATTGATCATTGTTATGATTTTTTTTCTACTCTAAAATTAACTGAAAACGAGCAATACATTGCAAAAGATGTTCTCAAAGAGATCAAAGAACGTCTGGAATTTTTGATGAATGTGGGATTGAATTACTTATCATTAAACAGATTAAGCTCAACACTGTCTGGGGGTGAATCTCAAAGAATTAGATTGGCAACACAGATAGGTTCTAACTTGACTGGTGTTTTGTATGTGCTTGATGAACCAACAATTGGATTGCATCAACGTGATAATGCTAGACTAATTAAAACGCTAAATAAGCTACGAAATCTTGGAAATTCAGTCATAGTTGTAGAGCATGACGAAGAAGTAATACGAAATTCAGACTGGATTGTGGATTTGGGACCTGGCGCAGGAGTTCATGGCGGAAACGTGGTTTTTGAAGGAACAGTTGATAAAATTCTACATGGCGGTAACTCTGTTACTGGTGCGTATCTAAAGGATAATTCTCTGATTACATTGAAAAATAAAATTCGTAATCGTTCTGGTTCATTAATTATTAGAAAAGCATCAGAAAACAATCTCAAAGATATTGATGTTGAAATTCCTTTGGGGTTTTTTGTATCTGTTACTGGTGTTTCAGGTTCTGGAAAATCGACTTTGATTAATGACGTACTGCTTAAAACACTGGAGAGTCATTTTTACAAAACAAATGTCAGGCCTGGCAATCACAAAGAGATTGTTGGTTTAGAGAATATCGATAAGGTTATCGCAATTGATCAATCCCCAATTGGTAGAACACCGCGTTCAAATCCTGCAACATACATTGGTGCATTTACTCCTATTAGAGAACTGTATGCAAATACTGAATTATCAAAAGAGCGCGGTTATGCTCCTGGACAATTTTCATTCAATGTGGCAGATGGACGATGTTTTGCATGTGATGGAGATGGCGTTAAACAAATTGAAATGCAATTTTTGTCTGATGTTTATGTCAAATGTGATGAATGTAAAGGAAAGAGATACAACACCGAAACATTATCTGTGTTGTACAAGGGTAAAAACATCTCCGATATTTTAGACATGACTGTATATGAGGCATTAAATTTCTTTGAGAATATACCATCAATTAAACGAAAATTACAAACAGTTTATGATGTTGGGCTAGGTTATGTCAAATTAGGTCAATCATCTACAACACTTTCTGGCGGAGAAGCTCAGAGGGTAAAACTTGCGTCTGAACTCTCAAAAAGGGGTACTGGGAAAACTCTCTATATTCTGGATGAACCCACAACCGGATTGCATTTTGCTGACGTTCAAAAATTACTTGATGTCCTTAATCGATTAGTAAATTTAGGAAATACTGTGGTTGTAATTGAGCATAACATGGATGTAATCAAAAATTCTGACTGGGTGATTGATCTTGGACCTGAAGGCGGGGATGAGGGAGGGAAAATTGTTGCTATTGGCACCCCTCATGATTTGGCAAAGGCACCTGGAAGTTATACTGGAAAGTTTTTAAAAAAACTATTAAAAAATGACTTTTGACATTTCAAAAATCTCCATTCCCACGGATCCTGGAATCTACTTGATGAAAGATTCAGATGGAAAAATAATCTATATCGGTAAAGCAAAGAACTTGAAAAATAGAGTCAAATCATATTTTTCAAAAAATCAAAACTACAAGACACAAAAATTAGTGGAAAAAATTTCTGAAATTGAATTTGTCCTAACAGATAACGAGAGTGAGGCCTTTTTACTAGAATCAAACATGATCAAAAAATATCGCCCAAGATTCAACATTGAATTGAAAGATCAACAAAGATATACCTATCTTAGAATATCTGATGAGAAATATCCTCGATTGCTTGTTGCACGAAGAACTAGAGATGGAAAATTTTTAGGCAAAGGACTGACTTTTGGACCATTTACTCAAGGCAGTTCAAAATTGCTTACAATTGGAACTTTGCGTAAAGCATTCCAAATTAGAATTTGTAAAACACTTCCAAAAAAAGTGTGTCTGGAATATCATTTAGGAAATTGTGAGGGTCCTTGTGAATTTAAAGATGCCCAAGAAAGATATCCAAAACATATTTCTGCTTTGGAAGATGTTCTAAAGGGAAAAAACCAAACAAAGATTTTTACAAAAAAACTAGAAGAAGAGATGCGCCAAGCTGCTCAACTACAGCAATTTGAGCGTGCAAAAGACATTCGCGATACTCTGGTTAGACTAGGCAGTCTTCAGACTAAACAAAAAATGGAATATGTTGATAAATCCGATGAGGAGTATTTTGGAATTGGTATAAAGGAGCAGTCTGCGACTGTGATGAATTTTAGAATGATTAACGGCGTGATTCGAGATAGTGATAAATTCTTTTTTGACTTGGTTGCTGATAATTCTTTTTCAAATTTCCTTTTTCAATACTATTCCACACATAAAATTCCCAAATTCATTCTAGTAAGTGAGATTCCAGAAAAAAAAGAATTATTGGAATCGTTACTTTCAGAGCAAGCAGGATTTGCTGTACAAATTCTAGTTCCTTCTAAAGGCAAAAGAAAAGATGTCATAAATCTGATTTTAAAGAACATTCAATTAATTCATACAAAGGGCGGAGATCCCGGACTAGTTGAATTAAAAGAAATACTGAATTTACCATCGATTCCTAAAATCATTGAATGCTTTGATATTTCTAATCATGGCGTGGATTTTGCAGTAGGTTCCATGTCTAGATTTGTAGATGGGATGCCCAATAAATCTGGATACAGAAAATTCAAAATTAAAACGGTGTATGGTAGAGATGATTTTGCAATGATTGGTGAGATTATTAAAAGAAGATATTATAGATTATTGGAAGAAAATTCTGAATTTCCAGATTTGATAGTCATTGATGGGGGAAAAGGACAACTTAATGCTGCTATAAAGTCACTTGAATCATTGGGATTGAATGTCCCGTGTATATCATTGGCAAAAGAAAATGAAGAAGTTTATGTCCCAAAAACTAAAAATCCTATAAAAATTTCCCAAGCAAAACCCTCTTTGAAAATATTGCAATATGCAAGAGATGAGACACATCGGTT encodes the following:
- the uvrB gene encoding excinuclease ABC subunit UvrB; the protein is MEQTSRFELISDYSPTGDQPQAIDELVKGVKKKTIQTLLGVTGSGKTFSIANVIARTGKNTLVISHNKTLAAQLYAELKQFFPKNNVGYFVSYYDYYQPESYLPQTDTYIEKDTQINEKIEKLRLESTAMLLSGEPTIIVSTVSCIYSLGNPKDWEDLAITLKPGDEIKRTELIRKFVDARYERNDVEVAPGNFRVKGDTIDVTPAYSEDIVRISLFGDEIEKILLLDHVSLKEKKLVSQMKIFPAKHYLIAKDVREKAVKSIKQELQKRLPELNELEKQRLEMRTNYDLEMIEELGYCSGIENYSRHFDGRSAGEKAFCLMDFFGDDYLLVIDESHVTLPQLHGMYKGDHSRKKELVTYGFRLPSAYDNRPLKFEEFEKYIKNTIFVSATPSEYEKKISTKIAEQLVRPTGLLDPLVEIRPTQGQMDDLITEINKRAAKSERVLVTTLTKRMAEDLAEYLSKKQVRVRYMHSEIEGLQRTELIRQLRLGEFDVLVGINLLREGLDIPEVSLVAILDADKEGFLRNFTSLIQTCGRAARNENGTVIMYADNTTQSMKNAMNETRRRREKQIKYNLQHNITPKTIIKSVPEQETTLDESKLKSTHDLNNDIIDLDAQMKKYSEELDFERAIECRDRIKRLEKEIRFKDGRN
- the uvrC gene encoding excinuclease ABC subunit UvrC, with amino-acid sequence MTFDISKISIPTDPGIYLMKDSDGKIIYIGKAKNLKNRVKSYFSKNQNYKTQKLVEKISEIEFVLTDNESEAFLLESNMIKKYRPRFNIELKDQQRYTYLRISDEKYPRLLVARRTRDGKFLGKGLTFGPFTQGSSKLLTIGTLRKAFQIRICKTLPKKVCLEYHLGNCEGPCEFKDAQERYPKHISALEDVLKGKNQTKIFTKKLEEEMRQAAQLQQFERAKDIRDTLVRLGSLQTKQKMEYVDKSDEEYFGIGIKEQSATVMNFRMINGVIRDSDKFFFDLVADNSFSNFLFQYYSTHKIPKFILVSEIPEKKELLESLLSEQAGFAVQILVPSKGKRKDVINLILKNIQLIHTKGGDPGLVELKEILNLPSIPKIIECFDISNHGVDFAVGSMSRFVDGMPNKSGYRKFKIKTVYGRDDFAMIGEIIKRRYYRLLEENSEFPDLIVIDGGKGQLNAAIKSLESLGLNVPCISLAKENEEVYVPKTKNPIKISQAKPSLKILQYARDETHRFGVAYNRTIRKNKIK
- a CDS encoding pyridoxamine 5'-phosphate oxidase family protein encodes the protein MQLVGILQIKSYDKVKEFLNEEHVGRLSSIDENGFPQIIPMNFVFLNDAIYMHSHVKGEKLENISRNNKVGFEADRELEFLPSYFEDPHNASLADTLYISVVIKGMGIFVSDREEKTLALNGLMKKYQPEGQYDPIESDMRVLDAVSVIKVVPQTIHGKYKIGQHLNPKDRMELAKNILKKNSPTSKKTLKIMGFEETSDGLRMIDEPVW
- the uvrA gene encoding excinuclease ABC subunit UvrA, coding for MVETKLKIRGARHHNLKNLDIDIPKNKLVVISGLSGSGKSTLAFDTIYAEGQRRYVESLSAYARQFLEMMDKPDVDSIEGLSPAISIQQKTTSKNPRSTVGTTTEIYDYMRLLYARIGIPYCTNCGRKVSTQSVERICDSVLKDFSGKKILILAPIIQRKKGTYEKLFEQIKKDGYSRIRINGEILSLDDEIPPLDRQKWHNIEIIVDRITSEKSERSRLFEAIQTAIKASKGDVMIATDKDEKIFSQNNACPYCGLTVGELEPRSFSFNSPFGMCKTCNGLGVKMEFDADLVIPDKTKSILDGAIVPWSGRFSSFRRQALRAVGMKFGFDLMTPLEKIKPKHFDIILHGTSDLIDFKYRSKSGDSSWQYTDAFEGVLVNLQRVFMETDSESKREWLKQFMRDTPCNSCDGKKLKPESLAVKINEKGIMDVCNMSIDHCYDFFSTLKLTENEQYIAKDVLKEIKERLEFLMNVGLNYLSLNRLSSTLSGGESQRIRLATQIGSNLTGVLYVLDEPTIGLHQRDNARLIKTLNKLRNLGNSVIVVEHDEEVIRNSDWIVDLGPGAGVHGGNVVFEGTVDKILHGGNSVTGAYLKDNSLITLKNKIRNRSGSLIIRKASENNLKDIDVEIPLGFFVSVTGVSGSGKSTLINDVLLKTLESHFYKTNVRPGNHKEIVGLENIDKVIAIDQSPIGRTPRSNPATYIGAFTPIRELYANTELSKERGYAPGQFSFNVADGRCFACDGDGVKQIEMQFLSDVYVKCDECKGKRYNTETLSVLYKGKNISDILDMTVYEALNFFENIPSIKRKLQTVYDVGLGYVKLGQSSTTLSGGEAQRVKLASELSKRGTGKTLYILDEPTTGLHFADVQKLLDVLNRLVNLGNTVVVIEHNMDVIKNSDWVIDLGPEGGDEGGKIVAIGTPHDLAKAPGSYTGKFLKKLLKNDF